Below is a genomic region from Candidatus Omnitrophota bacterium.
CGCGCTTGAGCCTTATCTCTATCATAAGACGCATGAGCGCCGCGTGATGCTCCTGCGATTCGTAGAAGAACGCGGGGTCCGGGCTCGTGGAAAACGGCTCTTTGTCCAGACCCAATATCTTATAATAACTCATCTTAGATACCTACCAGCTTTTTACGTATAAGGTTCAGGGGATATCCTTCCTGGGATAATCTGAATATTTCCTGAAGCCTATTCTTTACCAAGCCCTCTTCATACATCCTCTGATTGCCGTTCTTCTTCGAAATAGGCAGCAGGCCTATAGCTGTATAGTAGTTCAGAGTATGATACTGAATGCCGAATTTTTTTACCATCTCCTGCGCTGAAATAAGTTTCATATGTATTTAAGTAGTTACAGTAATTACTCCAACTGCTGCATTTACTTTAATATTTCTTTAATCCTTTGCTCTTTACGGCCACATCTGTGTCTTTATCTTTAACAGTAACCGCCGTTTGCGCGGCCTTACCTGCCGGGCTCCTTTTCAACGGCTGGTCTTTCTTCGCTTCTATCTCTTCTATCTTTTTATCTATAAGGTCTTCTTTGAGCGGCCTGGGGAGAACGTCTGCCGGATAGAGATCCTCCATAGTGTGGTCATCCACAGGAGCTTCACCCGTTATTATATGAGGCGTGATGAATATTATAAGTTCGGTATTCTTCCTCTGGGTGGATCTTTTGCTAAAAAGCGCCCCCACGCCCTTAATCTTTGAAACATACGGCCAGCCTGTTAAATCATCCACATTCTCTTCTCTCATCAGCCCCGCTATCATTATCATGGTGCCGTCTTTTACTTTTACCACCGTTTCGGCCTCCGATGTCGCGATGATGGGTATCTGGCTCTTTAAGTATGTCGTGAGGATACTTTCCACTGTGCTGACTTCCGGCTTTATCTTCATTACTATGAAGCCATCGCTTGATATGGAGGGTACCACATTTAACTTTACCCCTACAT
It encodes:
- a CDS encoding MerR family transcriptional regulator; translated protein: MKLISAQEMVKKFGIQYHTLNYYTAIGLLPISKKNGNQRMYEEGLVKNRLQEIFRLSQEGYPLNLIRKKLVGI